A single Paenibacillus kribbensis DNA region contains:
- the trmB gene encoding tRNA (guanosine(46)-N7)-methyltransferase TrmB has protein sequence MRLRGRKGIRESLEEQQDLVILEPAQYKGNWQQLFGNDRPIHVEFGMGKGQFISQMSFRNPDVNYIGFDMYDELVRRATEKSRLAWSDTEVGTPPNIKLALANIEQIENVFEPGEIERIYLNFSDPWPKTKHARRRLTHPRFLDKYRQLLNSKGQIHFKTDSETLFEFSLNSFADSGLQMTNISLNLHREGINEEHVMTEYEQKFMGKGMNIHRVEVLIGKDALEEYEKMRLEKYGK, from the coding sequence ATGCGTTTACGCGGAAGAAAAGGAATAAGGGAAAGCTTGGAAGAACAACAGGATCTGGTCATCTTGGAGCCAGCACAGTATAAAGGAAATTGGCAGCAGCTTTTCGGCAATGATCGTCCGATTCATGTGGAATTTGGCATGGGCAAAGGACAGTTTATTAGCCAAATGAGCTTCCGGAATCCGGACGTCAATTACATTGGCTTTGATATGTACGATGAACTGGTACGACGTGCAACAGAAAAGTCTCGTCTGGCCTGGAGCGATACAGAGGTGGGTACACCGCCCAATATCAAATTGGCACTGGCAAACATTGAACAGATTGAGAATGTTTTTGAGCCTGGAGAAATTGAACGCATTTATCTGAATTTTAGTGATCCCTGGCCTAAAACCAAGCACGCGCGCCGTCGTTTGACGCATCCGCGCTTTTTGGACAAGTACCGTCAGCTTTTGAACAGCAAAGGGCAAATTCACTTTAAGACGGATTCGGAGACACTGTTTGAGTTTTCCTTGAATTCATTTGCCGACAGCGGTCTGCAAATGACGAATATTTCGTTGAATCTTCATCGTGAGGGGATTAACGAGGAGCATGTCATGACGGAATATGAACAAAAATTTATGGGCAAAGGCATGAATATCCATCGTGTCGAGGTGCTGATTGGCAAAGACGCTTTGGAAGAATACGAGAAAATGCGTCTTGAAAAGTACGGAAAGTAA
- a CDS encoding TIGR01212 family radical SAM protein (This family includes YhcC from E. coli K-12, an uncharacterized radical SAM protein.), which yields MKTDLLPAPLLWGDKRFHTWNYEMREQFENKVFKVMLDAGFTCPNRDGSIAKGGCTFCSARGSGDFAGRRRDDLVTQFNTIRDRQHLKWPNAKYIGYFQAYTNTYAPVEELREYFEVILEQPGVVGLSIATRPDCLPDDVVDYLAELNERTYLWIEMGLQTVHESTSELINRAHDTQCYLDAVEKLRKRNIRVCAHIIYGLPQETHEMMLDTGRAVAAMDVQGIKIHLLHLMRKTPMVKQYEAGLLRFLERDEYVKLIVDTLEFLPPEMIVHRLTGDAPRDLLMGPMWSLKKWEVLNAIDDELKSRETWQGKYWRQP from the coding sequence ATGAAAACAGATTTGTTGCCTGCTCCTCTCCTATGGGGAGATAAACGGTTCCATACTTGGAATTACGAAATGCGCGAGCAATTTGAAAATAAAGTGTTCAAAGTTATGCTGGATGCGGGTTTTACATGTCCAAATCGCGATGGCTCTATTGCCAAAGGAGGCTGCACTTTTTGCAGCGCACGCGGGTCGGGTGATTTTGCCGGACGCCGCCGTGATGATCTGGTCACCCAGTTCAATACGATTCGGGATCGTCAGCATTTAAAATGGCCAAACGCCAAATATATCGGCTATTTCCAAGCCTATACCAATACGTATGCCCCGGTTGAGGAGCTGCGGGAATACTTCGAGGTTATTCTGGAGCAGCCGGGGGTTGTGGGACTGTCCATCGCTACCCGCCCTGATTGCTTGCCTGATGATGTGGTGGATTACCTTGCCGAGTTGAACGAGCGCACGTACCTGTGGATTGAAATGGGACTGCAAACCGTCCATGAATCCACTTCAGAGCTGATTAACCGTGCCCATGACACTCAATGCTATCTGGATGCGGTGGAAAAGCTGCGCAAGCGCAATATTCGCGTGTGTGCCCACATCATTTATGGTCTTCCGCAGGAGACGCATGAAATGATGCTTGATACGGGACGCGCAGTAGCGGCTATGGACGTGCAAGGCATTAAAATTCATCTGCTGCATCTTATGCGCAAAACGCCGATGGTCAAGCAGTATGAAGCAGGCTTGTTGCGCTTTCTGGAAAGGGACGAATACGTTAAGCTGATCGTCGATACCCTGGAATTTTTGCCGCCCGAGATGATCGTTCATCGGCTAACTGGAGACGCTCCCCGCGATTTGCTGATGGGACCCATGTGGTCGCTCAAGAAATGGGAAGTCCTTAACGCCATTGATGATGAGCTGAAATCGCGTGAAAC